A window from Thiohalomonas denitrificans encodes these proteins:
- the asd gene encoding archaetidylserine decarboxylase (Phosphatidylserine decarboxylase is synthesized as a single chain precursor. Generation of the pyruvoyl active site from a Ser is coupled to cleavage of a Gly-Ser bond between the larger (beta) and smaller (alpha chains). It is an integral membrane protein.), with protein sequence MIDYLKAWPQYVMPGHLLSRLMYALTRVRIRAFKNLFIDTFIRLYKVDMQEAVEQNPHAYEHFNAFFTRALRPEARPLADGAGAIACPVDGSVSQTGTIADGSIFQAKGHSYSTEELLGGSRERAAPFHNGSFATLYLAPSNYHRIHMPFDGRLTGMVHVPGRLFSVSPATARAIPQLFARNERVVALFETDVGPMAVVMVGAVFVASIETVWARQVTPPAGRIIRQWSYPENEAPCFARGDEIGRFNMGSTVIVLFGPDAVNWTSEIGHGSGVCMGQLLGKTQR encoded by the coding sequence CTGATCGACTACCTCAAGGCGTGGCCGCAGTATGTGATGCCGGGTCACCTGCTCTCCAGGCTGATGTATGCGCTGACACGGGTGCGAATCCGGGCGTTCAAGAACCTGTTTATCGATACCTTTATCCGACTTTACAAAGTGGATATGCAGGAGGCGGTGGAGCAGAACCCGCACGCCTATGAGCACTTCAATGCATTCTTTACCCGAGCCCTGCGCCCGGAAGCACGACCGCTGGCCGATGGAGCCGGAGCGATTGCCTGTCCGGTGGATGGGTCCGTCAGTCAGACCGGAACCATTGCCGATGGCAGCATCTTCCAGGCAAAGGGCCACAGCTACAGCACGGAAGAGCTGCTGGGTGGCTCCCGAGAGCGGGCGGCGCCTTTCCACAACGGTTCATTCGCAACACTGTACCTGGCCCCGAGCAACTACCATCGCATTCACATGCCGTTCGATGGACGCCTGACCGGGATGGTGCATGTGCCCGGGCGGCTGTTCAGCGTCAGTCCGGCAACCGCACGTGCCATTCCACAGCTGTTCGCCCGTAACGAACGGGTGGTCGCCCTGTTCGAAACTGATGTAGGTCCCATGGCGGTGGTGATGGTGGGCGCAGTCTTCGTGGCGAGTATTGAAACGGTCTGGGCGAGACAGGTGACGCCACCGGCCGGCCGGATCATTCGCCAATGGAGCTATCCAGAGAACGAGGCACCCTGCTTCGCCAGGGGAGACGAGATCGGCCGTTTCAATATGGGTTCGACGGTCATCGTGCTGTTCGGCCCCGATGCCGTGAACTGGACTTCGGAAATCGGCCATGGCAGCGGGGTGTGCATGGGACAGCTGCTGGGGAAGACGCAGCGGTAA
- a CDS encoding sulfurtransferase, whose amino-acid sequence MSQKLPLLVEPEQLQHHLGDPDLLVVDLSQMSVHTEIHIPGAVHLDYGSIVGGHRNTGGLLPDEGVLSGVLSNVGLKAEHHVVAYDDEGGGKAARLLWTLEILGHGRYSLLNGGLHAWAGEGFPLERAPTPIEPSAYHAALDRDSEAIADADYILAHLDDPSVALLDARSPGEFDGSKKFAARGGHIPGAVNMEWTEAMDQKRNLRLKEPSASRSRLEKLGIRAEQTVVAYCQTHHRSAHTWFWLKWLGYRAKGYPGSWSDWGNRPELPVEG is encoded by the coding sequence ATGTCGCAAAAGCTGCCCCTCCTGGTAGAGCCCGAACAGTTGCAGCATCACCTGGGCGACCCGGACCTTCTCGTCGTGGACCTCAGCCAAATGTCGGTGCATACCGAAATTCACATTCCGGGAGCCGTACACCTGGATTACGGCTCGATCGTCGGAGGACACCGAAATACCGGCGGACTGCTGCCGGATGAGGGTGTACTCAGTGGGGTGCTATCAAACGTCGGTCTGAAGGCCGAACACCATGTGGTGGCCTACGACGACGAGGGGGGAGGCAAGGCTGCACGCCTTTTGTGGACCTTGGAGATACTGGGCCATGGGCGTTATAGCCTGTTGAACGGGGGTTTGCATGCCTGGGCAGGTGAAGGGTTTCCCCTGGAACGGGCGCCGACCCCCATCGAACCGAGTGCATACCATGCTGCACTGGACCGGGACTCCGAGGCCATTGCCGATGCCGACTACATCCTTGCCCATCTCGACGACCCTTCGGTAGCACTGCTTGATGCCCGCAGTCCCGGCGAGTTTGACGGCTCAAAGAAATTCGCCGCCCGCGGCGGCCATATTCCCGGTGCGGTAAATATGGAGTGGACCGAAGCCATGGATCAGAAGCGCAACCTGCGGCTCAAAGAGCCGTCCGCCTCCCGGTCCCGCCTGGAAAAGCTGGGGATTCGGGCCGAACAAACCGTGGTGGCCTACTGCCAAACCCACCACCGTTCCGCCCATACCTGGTTCTGGCTGAAATGGCTGGGCTATCGCGCCAAGGGCTATCCCGGCTCCTGGTCGGACTGGGGCAACCGGCCCGAGTTGCCGGTTGAAGGCTAG
- a CDS encoding TetR/AcrR family transcriptional regulator, translating to MGKPTEERRQEIIEATLELAGERGVKKVTTQAIADKVKIAQPTVFRHFKSRDAIFSAAIGFIAERLFQVLEGDFAGKAPPDQRLQQLIRRQLAFIGSARGLPRLLFSDRLHLESPQLKRTVRTVMERYIARIEALLQEGMESGCFRSDLAPDVVASWIAALVQGLVMRWSIYDFDFPLEDKADEVWAFIEPALKDNR from the coding sequence ATGGGCAAACCCACCGAAGAAAGACGACAGGAAATCATCGAGGCAACGCTCGAGTTGGCGGGAGAGCGGGGCGTCAAAAAGGTGACCACTCAGGCGATTGCCGACAAGGTGAAGATCGCGCAGCCCACTGTGTTTCGCCACTTCAAAAGCCGTGATGCCATTTTCAGTGCAGCGATCGGGTTCATAGCTGAACGGCTCTTTCAGGTCCTGGAGGGCGACTTTGCCGGCAAGGCGCCCCCCGACCAACGGTTGCAGCAGCTGATACGCCGCCAACTGGCCTTTATCGGAAGTGCCAGAGGGCTTCCCCGTTTACTCTTCTCCGATCGGCTCCACCTGGAGTCTCCCCAGCTTAAACGCACGGTGCGGACGGTAATGGAACGCTACATCGCACGCATCGAGGCATTGTTGCAGGAGGGGATGGAAAGCGGTTGCTTTCGTTCCGATCTCGCTCCGGATGTGGTCGCTTCCTGGATTGCCGCCCTTGTTCAGGGCCTGGTCATGCGGTGGTCGATCTACGACTTTGACTTTCCTCTTGAGGACAAGGCAGATGAGGTTTGGGCCTTTATCGAACCGGCCCTGAAGGATAATCGGTGA
- a CDS encoding sensor histidine kinase: MYAPPGSFIYFFYGLSFILMGLSIAIQPRLDSDFALARPLPFLAGFGLVHGVHEWLEMWYLEREFPFGLQVAATLLTISFVILLEFGRRLVRLSSRAAGRWQRATEWFTHPVWYFPVVLLLVQVAWMLGPHDFAVAVRYLLALPAASFTAIGFLLYYRVEAERLRPMGLKPYFHSATGAFAGYAVAAGLLVPPADFFPANLNHSQRFFEAAEVSVPALRTVFAIIATVSLVQILRIFRTEVHQRVEAALTSANHYLDRLTQMTLQHDQILRIAGSGLVGIDRNGRCVFANPTTLEVLDFSESELVGHCFFDVIQCYDTSGMVKHCPLCDVLENREPTHRSEIQFVRRDGTPVPVEYVAEPVDEPGELDGGIVLSFIDISQRWEAEQRLGETARSLREKTRKLERANAELEQYAYIAAHDLKAPIRAVSMLATVIEEDFRQGDPQSLSRHADLLRDRVTRMDRLIDDLLRYARAGCAGDPPEPVNTRALITDVIHFLALPASFRVQVDTAMPSLITWRTPLSQIFANLIGNAVAHHDRASGHVRVAARPCGEFYEFAVSDDGPGILQEHQQTVLQVFQVLEPGESAKHSGLGLALVKKLVESHDGELFIDSGQGRGTTFRFTWPVVAKCIPAETASRPN; encoded by the coding sequence ATGTACGCTCCACCCGGGAGTTTCATTTACTTCTTTTATGGCCTGTCCTTCATCCTCATGGGGCTTTCCATTGCCATACAGCCCCGGCTGGACTCCGATTTTGCCCTGGCCCGTCCTCTCCCATTTCTGGCAGGGTTCGGGCTGGTACATGGCGTCCACGAATGGCTGGAGATGTGGTATCTGGAAAGGGAGTTCCCATTCGGTCTGCAGGTGGCCGCCACTCTACTAACCATCTCGTTCGTCATCCTGCTGGAGTTCGGCCGGCGCCTGGTTCGCCTCAGCAGTCGGGCGGCAGGCCGGTGGCAACGGGCCACGGAATGGTTCACACACCCCGTCTGGTATTTTCCCGTCGTGCTCCTGCTGGTACAAGTTGCCTGGATGCTCGGACCGCATGACTTTGCCGTTGCCGTTCGTTACCTGCTGGCATTGCCGGCCGCCTCGTTCACTGCCATCGGGTTCCTCCTGTATTATCGCGTTGAAGCCGAAAGGCTCCGTCCCATGGGCCTCAAGCCGTACTTCCATTCAGCCACCGGTGCCTTCGCTGGCTATGCCGTTGCCGCCGGCCTGCTGGTCCCGCCGGCCGATTTCTTCCCCGCCAACCTGAATCACAGTCAACGTTTTTTCGAAGCCGCCGAAGTGTCGGTGCCGGCACTCAGGACCGTGTTTGCCATCATCGCCACGGTGTCGCTGGTTCAAATCCTCCGCATCTTCCGCACCGAGGTACACCAGCGGGTTGAAGCAGCCTTGACCAGCGCCAACCACTACCTGGACCGGCTGACTCAGATGACGCTGCAGCATGATCAAATCCTGCGTATCGCCGGCTCGGGGCTGGTCGGTATCGACCGGAATGGTCGCTGCGTTTTCGCCAATCCCACCACCCTGGAAGTTCTCGACTTTTCCGAATCCGAGTTGGTCGGGCACTGCTTTTTCGATGTCATCCAATGCTACGACACCAGCGGCATGGTCAAGCACTGCCCGCTATGCGATGTACTGGAAAACCGGGAACCAACCCATCGCAGCGAAATCCAGTTCGTCCGCCGGGACGGTACCCCGGTCCCGGTGGAGTATGTGGCCGAACCGGTCGACGAGCCGGGTGAGCTCGATGGTGGCATCGTGCTCTCCTTTATCGACATCAGCCAGCGCTGGGAAGCGGAACAGCGCCTTGGGGAGACCGCCCGTTCGCTACGGGAGAAGACCCGCAAGCTTGAACGTGCCAATGCCGAACTGGAACAGTACGCCTATATTGCGGCCCACGACCTCAAGGCCCCCATCCGGGCCGTCTCCATGCTGGCTACCGTGATCGAAGAGGATTTTCGGCAAGGTGATCCCCAGTCACTGTCGCGGCACGCCGATCTGCTCCGCGATCGGGTGACCCGAATGGATCGCCTCATCGACGATCTACTCCGTTACGCGCGGGCCGGCTGCGCCGGAGACCCCCCGGAACCAGTCAATACCCGGGCCCTGATCACGGATGTCATTCACTTTCTCGCCCTGCCCGCCTCGTTCCGAGTCCAGGTCGATACGGCAATGCCTTCACTGATAACCTGGCGCACGCCGCTCAGCCAGATTTTTGCCAACCTCATCGGCAATGCCGTCGCCCACCACGACCGGGCGAGTGGCCACGTCCGCGTCGCCGCGCGGCCCTGCGGCGAATTCTACGAATTCGCGGTAAGCGACGACGGACCCGGCATACTGCAGGAGCACCAGCAAACCGTCCTTCAGGTCTTCCAGGTGCTCGAGCCGGGAGAGAGCGCGAAACACAGTGGACTTGGGCTGGCTTTGGTCAAAAAGCTGGTAGAGAGCCACGATGGAGAGCTGTTCATCGATTCGGGACAGGGCCGCGGGACAACCTTCCGGTTCACCTGGCCCGTGGTCGCAAAATGCATCCCGGCCGAAACGGCATCGCGCCCGAACTAA
- a CDS encoding SCO family protein, giving the protein MNTNHQLLKTGAIAAALLVMIAIGLLMLRGEAEAPPPPELRNALYPEPRGLGEFTLIGSDGEPFGPANLEGQWSLMFFGYTHCPDICPTALLTLNQFYQGLEAHPEAMANTRIVFISVDPKRDTPEHLNQYVDFFHKDFLAATGERDQLDRLVEATGAVYMFEGDTSGDDYIVNHSAAISLVDPRGRLYGRFPPPHDAGEMVQTFLQIRRHYGDFSDSE; this is encoded by the coding sequence ATGAACACAAATCACCAACTGCTGAAAACCGGTGCAATCGCCGCCGCACTACTCGTCATGATAGCGATCGGTCTATTGATGTTGCGCGGGGAAGCTGAAGCGCCTCCGCCACCCGAACTTCGCAACGCCCTCTATCCGGAACCCCGGGGACTTGGCGAATTCACGCTGATTGGCAGCGATGGGGAACCTTTCGGCCCCGCCAATCTCGAAGGGCAGTGGTCACTGATGTTCTTCGGCTATACCCATTGCCCGGACATCTGCCCAACCGCGTTGCTGACCCTGAATCAGTTCTACCAGGGACTCGAGGCACACCCCGAGGCAATGGCCAACACACGCATCGTGTTCATTTCGGTGGATCCAAAGCGCGACACTCCGGAGCATTTGAACCAGTATGTCGACTTCTTCCATAAAGACTTTCTGGCTGCGACCGGTGAGCGTGACCAGCTTGATCGCCTGGTGGAGGCCACCGGCGCGGTTTACATGTTCGAAGGGGATACTTCAGGCGACGACTATATCGTCAATCACAGCGCCGCCATCTCGCTGGTTGATCCCCGCGGCCGCCTGTATGGGCGATTTCCGCCGCCGCACGATGCAGGGGAGATGGTGCAAACCTTCCTGCAAATCCGGCGCCATTACGGCGACTTCTCGGATTCTGAATGA
- a CDS encoding HD-GYP domain-containing protein, whose protein sequence is MLQLYFGAGLLFVTLAEWLGIHFQVADRIGIELFLLRGVFYITITAALWAWLLHVNRIRIQQLMERNRHHYEAVLKAYDSALTLKDTYTGGHGRRVALYAATIAEAMSLSEDELEQVYQAALLHDIGKIGIPDAILTKPGRLTECESAIICSHPDKGADILQGLPQLCELAPLVRHHHERWDGAGYPARLKGEAIPLGARIIAVADVFDAVTSDRSYRSASTAGQALALLREARGSHFDPAVIDCALAKEVARALETYMDLEIDALRWTNGSAVPSAKDSVAFMPRK, encoded by the coding sequence GTGCTGCAGCTCTATTTCGGCGCCGGTCTCCTGTTCGTCACGCTGGCGGAGTGGCTGGGGATACACTTTCAAGTGGCGGACCGTATAGGGATCGAACTGTTTCTCTTGCGCGGCGTGTTCTACATCACCATAACTGCGGCATTATGGGCCTGGTTACTGCACGTGAACCGGATAAGGATTCAACAGTTAATGGAGCGCAATCGCCATCATTATGAAGCAGTGCTCAAGGCTTATGACTCCGCTTTAACGCTCAAGGATACCTACACCGGCGGGCATGGCCGGCGCGTCGCTTTGTATGCGGCGACTATTGCCGAAGCGATGTCGCTTTCGGAGGATGAGCTTGAACAGGTGTACCAGGCCGCCTTGCTCCACGATATCGGGAAAATCGGTATTCCGGACGCCATCTTGACCAAACCGGGGCGACTGACTGAGTGTGAGTCCGCAATCATATGCAGCCACCCTGATAAAGGGGCTGACATTCTGCAGGGGCTGCCACAATTATGCGAATTGGCACCCTTGGTTCGCCACCATCATGAGCGATGGGACGGGGCCGGCTATCCCGCACGACTAAAGGGCGAGGCCATTCCCCTTGGGGCACGGATTATTGCGGTTGCCGACGTCTTTGATGCGGTCACCAGCGATCGAAGCTACCGTAGCGCTAGCACCGCCGGACAGGCACTGGCGCTCCTCCGCGAAGCCCGCGGCAGCCATTTCGATCCGGCCGTCATCGATTGTGCACTAGCTAAAGAGGTCGCCCGCGCGCTGGAAACGTATATGGATTTGGAAATCGACGCACTGCGATGGACTAATGGGTCGGCAGTTCCGTCTGCTAAAGATTCGGTGGCTTTTATGCCTCGAAAGTGA
- the efp gene encoding elongation factor P, giving the protein MATYSTNEFKRGLKVMLDGDPAAIVENEFVKPGKGQAFSRVKIRNLKTGRVIERTFKSGENIEAADVLDTEMQYLYSDGEHWHFMNTETFEQVSADEAAVGDARQWLKEQDICTVTLWNGAPISVTPPNHVTLAVTETDPGIRGDTATGGTKPARLESGAVVQVPLFIDIGDVLKVDTRTGQYISRAKE; this is encoded by the coding sequence ATGGCGACTTACAGCACCAACGAATTCAAACGCGGCCTCAAAGTGATGCTGGACGGCGATCCGGCGGCTATCGTCGAGAATGAATTCGTCAAACCCGGTAAGGGGCAGGCGTTTAGCCGCGTCAAGATTCGCAACCTGAAGACGGGGCGTGTCATTGAGCGGACTTTCAAATCGGGTGAGAACATCGAGGCTGCTGACGTTCTCGACACCGAAATGCAGTACCTCTACAGCGATGGAGAACACTGGCACTTCATGAACACCGAGACCTTCGAGCAGGTGAGTGCCGATGAAGCTGCCGTCGGCGACGCCAGGCAGTGGCTGAAGGAACAGGATATCTGCACCGTAACCCTCTGGAACGGTGCACCTATCAGTGTCACTCCGCCCAATCACGTGACGCTCGCGGTAACCGAGACCGACCCCGGTATCCGCGGCGATACCGCGACCGGAGGCACCAAGCCGGCGAGGCTGGAGAGCGGCGCCGTGGTACAAGTGCCGCTGTTCATCGACATCGGTGACGTGCTTAAGGTCGACACCCGCACGGGGCAATACATCTCCCGCGCTAAGGAGTAG
- a CDS encoding cytochrome c has translation MGGKFFAVLITGALTGISGLAVAADLKNIMAQLGRDMHQVSDGIMQDDLEQVAQGAQAVADHPRPSLGQRWRILQGMGNELEGFRQADARVHDQAVELGEVARAGDREGVVKHYFELVEACIACHDQYRQPVRELMRE, from the coding sequence ATGGGAGGCAAGTTTTTCGCTGTTCTGATTACCGGTGCTCTTACCGGCATTTCCGGCTTGGCCGTCGCGGCCGATCTGAAAAATATCATGGCGCAGCTCGGCCGTGACATGCACCAGGTCAGTGACGGCATCATGCAAGACGACCTTGAGCAGGTGGCCCAGGGCGCGCAGGCAGTGGCCGACCATCCGCGTCCCTCCCTGGGACAGCGCTGGCGGATCCTGCAGGGGATGGGCAATGAGCTGGAAGGCTTCCGGCAGGCGGATGCGCGGGTTCACGACCAGGCTGTTGAACTGGGTGAGGTGGCCCGTGCCGGAGATCGGGAGGGGGTCGTGAAGCACTATTTCGAACTCGTGGAGGCGTGCATTGCCTGCCACGACCAGTACCGCCAACCGGTACGGGAGCTGATGAGGGAGTAG
- the epmA gene encoding EF-P lysine aminoacylase EpmA: protein MDWRPAASLGTLQERARILFRIRAFFEARGVWEVDTPILSRAGTTDPHIDSFVSRYQGPGAAGGLPLYLHTSPEFPMKRLLAAGSGPIFQMAKVFRQGEAGRLHNPEFTLLEWYRPGFGMAQLMDEVEALVRCFLDYPAARRVTYARLFEEVVGLDPHRADVAQLAACACASGLGSLPDLGGDRDAWLHLLFSHRVEPVLEGLTFVHDYPTSQAALARIREGDPPVAERFELYVDGVELANGFHELSDAAEQRSRFAAERGQRRSAGQEDIAADGRLLQALEHGLPDCSGVALGVDRLVMRTLGLDSVADVIAFPVERA, encoded by the coding sequence TTGGATTGGCGACCTGCGGCTTCGCTGGGCACCTTGCAGGAGCGCGCCCGTATCCTCTTCCGGATACGGGCATTTTTCGAGGCGCGCGGGGTGTGGGAGGTGGATACCCCGATTCTCTCCCGGGCGGGGACCACCGATCCGCACATCGACAGCTTTGTCTCCCGCTATCAGGGACCCGGTGCTGCTGGCGGTCTCCCGCTCTACCTGCATACCTCGCCCGAATTCCCGATGAAGCGCCTGCTTGCGGCCGGCAGCGGACCCATCTTTCAGATGGCTAAGGTCTTCCGCCAGGGGGAGGCGGGGCGGCTGCATAACCCCGAGTTCACCCTGCTCGAGTGGTATCGGCCGGGATTCGGCATGGCGCAATTGATGGATGAGGTGGAGGCTCTGGTCAGATGCTTCCTGGACTACCCTGCCGCCCGGCGGGTTACCTACGCCCGTCTCTTTGAAGAGGTGGTCGGACTTGACCCGCACCGGGCGGATGTCGCGCAGCTCGCTGCCTGTGCGTGCGCCAGTGGCCTGGGATCGCTACCCGATCTGGGGGGGGATCGGGACGCCTGGCTCCATCTGTTGTTCAGCCATCGGGTGGAGCCCGTACTTGAGGGACTTACCTTCGTCCATGACTATCCGACGTCGCAGGCGGCACTGGCCCGGATACGTGAGGGCGATCCACCGGTGGCGGAACGGTTCGAACTCTATGTGGATGGTGTGGAACTGGCGAATGGCTTCCATGAGCTGTCCGATGCGGCGGAACAGCGCTCCCGGTTCGCCGCCGAACGGGGGCAGCGGCGATCCGCGGGTCAGGAGGATATCGCTGCCGATGGGCGCCTGTTGCAAGCGTTGGAGCACGGTCTGCCCGACTGCAGCGGTGTGGCACTCGGGGTGGACCGGCTGGTCATGCGGACCCTTGGCCTGGATTCAGTCGCCGACGTAATCGCCTTTCCTGTCGAGCGGGCCTGA
- a CDS encoding DUF3330 domain-containing protein encodes MDPNKFKRHDPEEPEHVSCHVCLKEIPSSSGHTAEGVDYIYHFCGVECLEEWKQKEKRDEGPLDHPEDV; translated from the coding sequence ATGGATCCCAACAAGTTCAAGCGCCACGACCCAGAAGAGCCCGAACACGTCAGCTGTCACGTCTGCCTGAAGGAGATCCCCTCCTCCTCGGGCCACACGGCCGAAGGAGTGGACTACATCTACCATTTCTGCGGCGTCGAGTGTCTCGAGGAGTGGAAGCAGAAAGAGAAGCGGGATGAGGGGCCGCTCGACCACCCGGAAGATGTCTAG
- a CDS encoding OmpA family protein: MKRVLLVSVIVAGLVGCAAPGPRDDSQSQTNRTAAGAVMGAIGGAVIGHQMDSDRGAVAGAIIGGATGAAVGNYMDKQEQAFEEALAEEQRQNQIEVQRVREDLLKLTLDSEISFDFDSAAIKPSFKPSLDKLTNVLAKYDRTEVTVVGHTDSVGSEAYNQRLSERRASAVGDYLTDQGISRYRLRAEGRGESEPRASNNTASGRQLNRRVEVFVRPEADFAER; the protein is encoded by the coding sequence ATGAAGAGAGTACTGCTTGTGTCGGTCATCGTAGCCGGGCTGGTGGGGTGTGCTGCGCCGGGGCCTCGCGACGATAGTCAGTCGCAGACCAATCGTACAGCGGCCGGCGCGGTCATGGGCGCCATAGGTGGTGCCGTAATTGGTCACCAGATGGACAGCGACCGTGGTGCAGTGGCCGGGGCCATTATCGGTGGCGCGACAGGTGCTGCCGTCGGCAATTACATGGACAAGCAGGAACAGGCCTTTGAGGAAGCGCTGGCCGAAGAGCAGCGTCAGAATCAGATCGAAGTACAGCGGGTTCGTGAAGACCTGCTGAAACTCACCCTGGACAGTGAGATTAGCTTCGATTTCGACAGTGCGGCAATCAAACCCAGTTTCAAGCCGAGTCTCGACAAGCTGACGAACGTGCTAGCAAAGTACGACCGAACGGAAGTCACCGTCGTGGGGCATACCGATTCTGTGGGTTCGGAGGCCTATAACCAGCGGCTTTCCGAACGCCGCGCAAGCGCGGTGGGTGACTATCTGACGGATCAGGGGATCAGCCGTTATCGCCTGCGTGCCGAGGGGCGTGGTGAATCGGAGCCGCGTGCAAGCAATAACACAGCCTCCGGTCGGCAGCTGAATCGACGCGTCGAGGTCTTTGTGCGCCCCGAAGCGGATTTCGCCGAGCGCTAG
- the epmB gene encoding EF-P beta-lysylation protein EpmB, translating to MITRSEDWKNALADTVRDPAELIELLNLPQELVEPARQAAAAFPLRVPRGFINRMKPGDSSDAVLRQILPLGAENTPLAGYSTDPVGDRSAAALPGLLHKYHGRVLLAITGACAVNCRYCFRRHFPYSAENPAQGDWQQALGYLRQHGEVNEVILSGGDPLVYDDERLAELTQRLAAIPHLQTLRIHSRLPIVLPERINDPLLTWLTGSRLQPVMVVHVNHPAELNHEATAALERLRSAGIPLLNQTVLLKGVNDHPDTLAKLSDKLFAAGVIPYYLHLLDRVQGAAHFEVPETHAIELVATLRARLAGYLVPRLVREIAGAPGKIPIT from the coding sequence ATGATAACCCGAAGCGAAGACTGGAAAAATGCCTTGGCCGACACAGTGCGGGATCCGGCCGAACTCATCGAGCTGTTGAATCTGCCACAAGAGCTTGTCGAGCCGGCCCGCCAAGCGGCCGCCGCCTTCCCGCTACGGGTGCCCAGGGGGTTTATCAACCGCATGAAGCCCGGCGACTCTTCAGATGCAGTGTTGCGCCAAATCCTTCCCCTCGGTGCGGAAAACACGCCACTGGCAGGTTATAGCACGGATCCGGTGGGTGACCGCTCGGCCGCGGCGCTACCCGGATTACTGCACAAGTATCACGGCCGCGTACTGCTGGCGATCACCGGCGCCTGTGCAGTTAATTGCCGGTACTGTTTCCGACGCCACTTCCCCTACAGCGCGGAAAATCCGGCTCAGGGGGATTGGCAGCAAGCGCTGGGCTACCTGCGGCAGCACGGGGAGGTGAATGAAGTCATCCTCAGCGGGGGCGATCCGCTGGTCTATGACGATGAACGACTGGCCGAACTGACGCAGCGACTGGCCGCTATTCCCCATTTGCAGACGCTACGCATTCATTCGCGTCTTCCGATCGTCCTTCCGGAGAGGATCAATGATCCGTTACTGACCTGGTTGACCGGCAGTCGACTGCAACCGGTGATGGTGGTGCACGTCAATCATCCGGCCGAACTGAATCACGAAGCCACTGCGGCGCTTGAGCGGTTGAGGAGTGCCGGTATTCCCCTGCTAAACCAGACAGTACTGTTAAAGGGCGTCAATGATCATCCCGATACCTTGGCTAAACTAAGTGATAAGCTTTTTGCCGCAGGAGTGATCCCCTATTATCTGCACCTGCTCGACCGCGTACAGGGAGCTGCTCACTTCGAGGTACCCGAAACGCATGCGATTGAACTCGTCGCGACTCTGCGGGCCCGTCTTGCCGGCTATCTGGTACCGCGCCTGGTACGCGAGATTGCAGGGGCTCCCGGAAAGATCCCAATCACCTGA
- the lexA gene encoding transcriptional repressor LexA: protein MSVSILIPKSNRSIWHPDLMEVAAAPVATLEVPLLGWISAGQPVMVNEDNQSVSVPHNMVRKNTYALRVRGHSMVDDNIQDGDIVIIEKRETAENGQSVVAMIGGEQVTLKKFYVERDGVRLQPANPDMDPIYFKNEEVQILGIVTGVIRSVG from the coding sequence ATGTCCGTTAGTATACTCATCCCAAAGAGCAATAGGTCGATCTGGCATCCCGATCTGATGGAAGTGGCGGCTGCGCCGGTTGCGACCCTAGAGGTTCCGCTGCTTGGCTGGATCTCGGCCGGCCAGCCGGTAATGGTCAACGAAGACAATCAGAGTGTCTCCGTACCGCACAACATGGTGCGGAAAAACACCTACGCGCTGCGGGTTCGCGGCCACTCGATGGTCGATGACAACATTCAGGATGGTGATATCGTCATTATCGAGAAGCGCGAAACGGCTGAAAATGGCCAGTCCGTGGTCGCCATGATCGGTGGCGAGCAGGTCACGCTCAAGAAGTTCTATGTTGAACGCGACGGCGTTCGCCTTCAACCGGCAAATCCCGACATGGACCCTATCTACTTCAAGAACGAAGAGGTGCAGATCCTCGGTATCGTCACCGGGGTGATCCGGTCGGTGGGGTAG